One window of Acidobacteriota bacterium genomic DNA carries:
- a CDS encoding energy transducer TonB, which produces MAENIDSSHPQIADLRSVLEEAGVEVPERLSESGQIRERALRVGGDVTAPVVLERVEPVLSEVARAANVSGIVILEAVIDRNGKVVDVRVLKPLGFATDSAVEAVKKWKFRPGTLDGEPVDVIFALTVNVKPPRPGDGP; this is translated from the coding sequence ATGGCAGAGAATATCGATTCGAGCCACCCCCAGATCGCGGATTTGAGGTCCGTTTTGGAGGAAGCCGGGGTCGAGGTTCCGGAGCGCCTCTCGGAGTCCGGCCAGATTCGGGAAAGGGCTCTCAGAGTCGGCGGTGACGTAACGGCGCCCGTCGTCCTCGAGCGGGTCGAGCCCGTGCTATCGGAAGTCGCCAGAGCGGCAAACGTTTCGGGCATCGTAATCCTCGAAGCAGTCATCGACCGCAACGGAAAAGTCGTAGACGTCCGGGTGTTGAAGCCTCTTGGGTTTGCGACGGACAGCGCGGTGGAAGCGGTCAAGAAGTGGAAGTTCCGCCCGGGAACGCTCGACGGTGAACCCGTCGACGTCATCTTCGCTTTGACCGTCAACGTTAAACCTCCCCGGCCTGGGGACGGACCGTGA